A portion of the Astyanax mexicanus isolate ESR-SI-001 unplaced genomic scaffold, AstMex3_surface scaffold_72, whole genome shotgun sequence genome contains these proteins:
- the LOC125798654 gene encoding stanniocalcin-like, which yields MILKGGFLLFLVLAVTAQGDYEPALRQTRFIASTPSEVTRCLSSALQVGCSAFACLESSTCDTDGMHDICNIFLNSAAVLNTEGKTFVKESIKCIAKGITSKVHQTIRRCAAFQNMITEVQEECYSKLGICGVARSNPDAIGEVVKVPKHFPNRYYSTLLQSLMECDEDTVGVVRSGLVAKLGPDMDTLFQLLQKKPCSADSETDGQDSFRWPLGPPTFKIQPSLNNRDPNHLFARKRSVEK from the exons ATGATCCTAAAGGGTGGATTCCTCCTGTTCCTCGTCCTCGCCGTGACTGCGCAGGGTGATTACGAACCGGCACTGAGACAAACTCGTTTTATAGCCAGCACTCCAT CGGAAGTGACGCGCTGTCTCAGCAGTGCTCTGCAGGTCGGCTGCAGTGCGTTCGCCTGCCTGGAGAGTTCCACATGCGACACTGACGGCATGCACGACATCTGCAACATCTTCCTCAATTCTGCAGCAGTTTTAAACACAGAG GGCAAGACCTTTGTCAAAGAGAGCATCAAGTGCATTGCTAAAGGCATCACTTCCAAGGTTCATCAGACCATCCGGCGCTGTGCCGCCTTCCAAAACATGATCACTGAGGTGCAGGAGGAATGCTACAGCAAGCTGGGCATCTGTGGAGTCGCACGTTCTAACCCTGATGCTATTGGAGAAGTGGTTAAAGTGCCCAAACATTTTCCAAACAG GTATTACAGCACTCTGCTGCAGAGCCTGATGGAGTGTGATGAGGACACGGTGGGCGTGGTTCGGTCGGGGCTCGTGGCTAAACTGGGTCCAGACATGGACACTCTGTTCCAGCTGCTGCAGAAGAAACCGTGCTCTGCTGACAGCGAGACAGACGGTCAGGACAGTTTCCGCTGGCCCCTTGGACCCCCGACCTTCAAGATCCAACCCAGTTTAAACAACAGGGACCCAAATCATCTTTTTGCCAGGAAGCGTTCAGttgaaaaataa